Proteins encoded in a region of the Nitrospira sp. genome:
- a CDS encoding phospholipase D-like domain-containing protein produces MSKWDPSYWFLEIADDTAGVNTVNLNQVLKSRLESWNRKRKDWGFEKNTELTLPYTSNNEVTALVDGTDYMGDLNRNLALLGQNDFVLLAGWEFWQYRSLTQRVLQPLGEHVLGVLKRNPPANDATSLTAVLKQAVDRGVEIRVLAFGKGPPGCDKRTKHFVEEVNGKCNHSACLAAPSNFAMSHHQKEVLLGRASFDDSRAYVGGIDLAIHRMDDPAHKANFAEWGLHTRRTGNFGWHDIQVVLRGDALIQLWTNFSERWRYDARTVDQNPLHCPIPEWAGQGRQNSWDKRNRKIGKKHVQVLRTIGEASTSEGKLGRFMPEGERTVLCALKKAIDKAECYIYIEEQFLWDCELADFIAQKMNAQGSQLHLIIVMTAGCELPGQFGEYGLFLRDAFFRKILSVDRMTGNVVFGDTTRIYPYGLFQRSADGHKEIYVHSKLVIIDDRYVAIGSANVDARSMHIETELTLGIVDGETVNSILDKQPTTVCKFAKELRMKLWMEHSGQAQPIDDPIAALKSWFPGVGQGAWPDSSREAKQHQKHHLRCYINKPGANLSRPWMRRLIDRNDRKFYSFT; encoded by the coding sequence ATGAGCAAATGGGACCCCAGTTACTGGTTTCTCGAAATAGCAGACGACACCGCAGGTGTGAATACGGTCAACCTGAACCAAGTACTTAAAAGTCGCCTTGAGAGCTGGAACCGGAAGAGAAAAGATTGGGGCTTTGAAAAGAATACAGAGTTAACACTCCCGTATACCTCCAACAATGAAGTTACGGCATTGGTCGATGGAACAGACTACATGGGTGACCTCAATAGAAATCTAGCCCTGCTCGGACAAAACGACTTCGTGTTACTAGCCGGATGGGAATTTTGGCAGTATCGGTCTCTTACCCAGCGCGTGTTGCAGCCTCTTGGCGAGCACGTGTTAGGCGTGTTAAAGCGCAACCCCCCGGCGAACGATGCAACGTCCCTGACGGCCGTTCTCAAGCAAGCCGTCGACCGTGGAGTGGAGATACGAGTGTTGGCCTTCGGGAAGGGCCCCCCCGGCTGTGATAAAAGGACGAAGCATTTTGTCGAAGAGGTTAATGGGAAATGTAACCACTCTGCGTGTCTTGCTGCGCCCAGCAACTTCGCAATGTCCCACCATCAGAAGGAAGTCCTGCTTGGTAGAGCCAGTTTCGATGATTCCCGTGCGTACGTCGGTGGGATAGATCTGGCAATTCATCGCATGGATGATCCCGCCCACAAGGCAAACTTCGCCGAGTGGGGTCTGCACACACGGAGAACAGGAAATTTCGGGTGGCACGACATTCAAGTTGTACTTCGGGGCGACGCCCTTATTCAATTGTGGACAAATTTCTCCGAGCGCTGGCGTTATGACGCGAGAACGGTGGACCAAAACCCGCTCCACTGCCCCATTCCTGAGTGGGCTGGACAGGGGCGTCAGAACTCATGGGACAAGCGCAACAGGAAAATCGGAAAGAAACATGTACAGGTGTTGCGAACCATTGGAGAGGCGAGTACGAGTGAAGGCAAGTTAGGACGCTTCATGCCGGAGGGAGAGCGCACTGTGCTGTGCGCTCTAAAAAAAGCCATCGATAAGGCGGAGTGTTACATCTACATCGAAGAGCAGTTCCTGTGGGACTGCGAGCTGGCTGATTTCATCGCTCAGAAGATGAACGCGCAAGGTTCACAACTCCACCTGATCATCGTCATGACGGCAGGCTGTGAGCTTCCCGGTCAATTTGGGGAGTATGGCCTTTTCCTGCGGGATGCGTTCTTTCGAAAAATATTATCAGTCGACAGGATGACAGGGAACGTTGTTTTTGGAGATACAACTAGGATCTATCCTTACGGGCTGTTTCAAAGGAGCGCTGATGGCCACAAGGAGATCTATGTTCACAGCAAACTGGTTATTATCGACGACCGCTACGTGGCAATTGGCAGCGCGAATGTAGATGCGCGAAGCATGCACATCGAGACCGAACTGACTTTGGGAATTGTGGATGGCGAGACCGTGAACAGCATCCTCGACAAGCAACCGACCACAGTCTGCAAGTTTGCCAAGGAGCTGCGCATGAAGCTGTGGATGGAGCATTCGGGCCAAGCCCAACCCATTGACGATCCTATCGCGGCATTGAAGAGCTGGTTTCCAGGTGTAGGTCAGGGCGCCTGGCCGGATAGCTCAAGAGAGGCGAAACAACATCAAAAGCATCATCTCCGATGCTACATCAACAAACCAGGAGCAAATCTCAGCAGGCCGTGGATGCGGCGCCTGATTGACCGCAACGATCGGAAGTTTTATTCATTCACGTAA
- a CDS encoding sigma-54 dependent transcriptional regulator: MEQENILVIDDDEGLLHLLKMRLSAMGFGVTSCTTGKDAVGEAKKTMFNLAITDLRLRGEDGLDVTEELLRSHPGLPVIILTAHGSIPNAVEAMQRGAFGYLTKPFDDKELKATIEKALAQQRMGREIQRLKSLVKELYGLENVVARSPAMQRLFQQIAQVADSDATILLFGETGTGKEVMARVIHTNSRRGKGPFVAVNCAAIPETLFESELFGHVKGAFTSALGAKRGLFQLANGGTLFLDEIGEMPLSMQVKLLRAVQEREVREVGSETSVKVDVRIIAATNKDLGEAVKNGTFRNDLYYRISVVPLFIPPLRERRDDIPLLAQHFLKLSVKRANKEVKGFTPAALHRLMVNSWPGNVRELENVVEKAVVMSRQDMLTPDLLPAVTVSPDSPLKPLTEAKEDFERTYLKNVLQLTSGNISRAAQFAGRYRADFYKMLRKYGLHPSTTKGRPDSEMEELEREANMTEADR; this comes from the coding sequence ATGGAGCAAGAAAACATTCTCGTAATCGACGATGATGAGGGGCTGCTGCATTTGTTGAAAATGCGTCTGTCCGCGATGGGTTTTGGCGTCACATCTTGTACCACAGGGAAGGATGCGGTCGGAGAGGCGAAGAAAACGATGTTTAACTTAGCGATCACCGACCTGCGTCTTCGCGGGGAAGATGGGTTGGACGTGACCGAAGAGCTCCTCAGGAGTCATCCGGGACTTCCGGTCATCATCCTGACGGCCCATGGGAGTATTCCCAATGCCGTGGAGGCGATGCAACGGGGAGCTTTCGGGTACCTGACGAAGCCGTTTGATGACAAAGAGCTGAAAGCCACGATCGAGAAAGCGCTCGCGCAACAGCGAATGGGCCGAGAGATTCAGCGGCTCAAGTCGCTGGTCAAAGAGCTGTACGGACTCGAAAATGTCGTGGCGCGGAGTCCGGCGATGCAACGGCTCTTCCAGCAAATCGCGCAGGTGGCCGATTCGGATGCGACCATTTTGCTGTTCGGCGAAACCGGAACCGGCAAAGAGGTGATGGCGCGCGTCATCCATACCAACAGCCGGCGCGGGAAGGGGCCTTTCGTGGCAGTCAACTGCGCCGCCATACCCGAAACGCTGTTCGAGAGCGAGTTGTTCGGACATGTGAAGGGCGCCTTCACGAGCGCCCTTGGCGCGAAACGCGGATTGTTTCAATTGGCCAACGGCGGCACGTTGTTCCTCGACGAGATCGGGGAGATGCCGTTGTCCATGCAGGTCAAATTGTTGCGTGCCGTACAGGAGCGAGAGGTTCGAGAAGTGGGGTCGGAGACCTCGGTCAAGGTGGACGTTCGCATCATTGCGGCGACCAATAAGGACCTCGGCGAAGCGGTGAAGAACGGGACGTTCCGCAATGATCTCTACTATCGAATCTCAGTGGTTCCTCTGTTCATTCCACCCCTGCGGGAGCGTCGGGACGATATCCCGTTGTTGGCCCAACACTTCCTCAAACTCAGCGTGAAGCGGGCCAACAAGGAGGTGAAGGGATTCACGCCTGCCGCACTCCATCGGCTTATGGTCAATTCCTGGCCGGGTAACGTGCGCGAGTTGGAAAATGTGGTTGAAAAGGCCGTGGTGATGTCGCGGCAAGATATGCTCACGCCGGACTTGTTGCCGGCGGTCACTGTGTCCCCCGATTCGCCGCTCAAGCCGCTGACAGAGGCCAAAGAAGATTTCGAGCGGACCTATTTGAAAAATGTCCTCCAATTGACGAGCGGAAATATCTCTCGTGCTGCACAGTTTGCCGGGCGGTACCGAGCCGACTTCTACAAGATGTTAAGGAAATATGGTCTTCATCCGTCGACCACGAAAGGAAGGCCGGATTCGGAGATGGAGGAGCTCGAACGCGAAGCGAATATGACTGAAGCGGACCGATAG
- a CDS encoding ATP-binding protein, with translation MELSIFWRLVMTSLVIITVMGGVNIYALLQLRQLTAMSTQMASYHYPAAESAKRLLGSLYAQLNSEKKYLATRDHTFLTNLTEEVDEFKRSLQLLRDQESSPQGLKLLQETDELLKEQLQLFQNELQIAKGKIRQPTPEYETRRDGLMDRMSASIQGYVDLHEARVSVGVTESRASAAQAEAVTEQLVLVALVFGLGLAGIASYTILRPLRQLQGHIKQIGQGNLGASLQIKAPAELRELVDTVNWMGKKLQDIDDMKTDFLAHVSHELRTPMASIQEGTHLLLDEIPGPLVQEQRTILRIMADSSKRLIHLISTILDLSKMEAGMMEYRIVPVELHRIAEISMNKVRLLADSKHVQLMLDSIGERTWVKADATRLEQVLDNLLSNALKFSPEGGVVKVQMKPDSQAGVLEVTVSDTGPGIAAEDLPHVFERFVQGRMKAKHTAGSGLGLALVKKVVEAHGGRIWIESEKGKGATVRFILRLARPEKVGQV, from the coding sequence GTGGAACTTTCGATCTTTTGGCGGTTGGTGATGACCTCCCTCGTCATTATTACAGTCATGGGAGGAGTCAATATTTACGCCCTCCTTCAGCTTCGGCAGTTGACAGCAATGAGTACCCAGATGGCGTCCTACCATTATCCGGCTGCTGAATCCGCGAAGAGGCTGTTGGGTTCGCTCTATGCCCAATTGAATAGTGAAAAGAAATATCTTGCGACCAGAGATCACACCTTTCTGACGAACCTGACTGAAGAGGTCGATGAGTTTAAGCGCAGTCTTCAATTGCTACGAGATCAGGAAAGCTCTCCACAGGGGCTCAAACTGCTCCAAGAGACGGACGAACTGCTGAAGGAGCAGCTTCAGTTGTTTCAGAATGAATTGCAGATCGCCAAGGGGAAGATCCGTCAGCCTACTCCCGAGTATGAAACCCGACGCGATGGCCTGATGGATCGCATGTCCGCTTCGATCCAGGGCTATGTCGATCTACACGAGGCTCGAGTGAGTGTCGGGGTGACGGAATCCCGAGCAAGCGCCGCCCAAGCAGAGGCCGTCACAGAGCAACTTGTCTTGGTGGCGTTGGTGTTTGGCTTGGGGCTTGCCGGTATCGCCAGCTATACGATTTTGCGTCCGCTCCGGCAGCTGCAAGGGCACATCAAACAGATCGGGCAAGGAAACCTCGGGGCGTCCCTTCAAATCAAAGCTCCTGCGGAGTTACGCGAGTTAGTCGATACCGTAAATTGGATGGGCAAGAAGCTGCAGGACATAGACGATATGAAAACGGATTTCCTCGCGCACGTGTCTCACGAACTGCGTACCCCAATGGCCTCGATTCAAGAAGGCACGCACCTCCTGCTCGATGAGATTCCAGGTCCGCTGGTACAGGAGCAGCGAACAATCCTTCGGATCATGGCCGACAGCAGCAAGCGGCTGATCCATCTGATCTCCACGATTCTGGATTTATCGAAAATGGAAGCCGGGATGATGGAGTACCGCATTGTCCCGGTGGAACTCCACCGAATCGCTGAAATCTCCATGAATAAGGTTCGTCTGTTGGCGGACTCCAAACATGTGCAACTTATGCTGGATAGTATCGGGGAGCGGACGTGGGTCAAAGCGGACGCCACTCGTCTGGAACAAGTGCTCGACAATTTACTGTCAAACGCTCTGAAATTCAGCCCCGAGGGAGGTGTGGTAAAGGTTCAAATGAAGCCAGACTCACAAGCCGGAGTCCTTGAGGTGACTGTTTCCGATACGGGACCTGGGATCGCTGCGGAGGACCTCCCCCATGTGTTCGAGCGTTTTGTTCAAGGCCGCATGAAGGCGAAGCATACGGCGGGGAGTGGATTGGGCTTGGCGTTGGTGAAGAAGGTGGTTGAGGCTCACGGCGGAAGAATCTGGATCGAAAGTGAGAAAGGCAAGGGGGCGACTGTACGGTTTATCCTACGGTTGGCAAGGCCGGAGAAGGTAGGACAAGTGTGA
- the clpB gene encoding ATP-dependent chaperone ClpB, with product MDVNRMTIKLQEALQSASAHAQRRSHQGIDVEHLLLALLDQEGGTTPALLEGAGLALPAVRQAVEQALAKLPQVQGSGAAPGQMHIATRLTQALNRAEDEQKSLKDDFLSVEHVLLAMVQEGGVLKKLGLTRDRLLSGLQQVRGNQRVTSQDPESTYQSLVKYGRDLTQLAGQGKLDPVIGRDDEIRRVIQILSRRTKNNPVLIGEPGVGKTAIVEGLAIRIVKGDVPEGLKQKKLFALDMGSLVAGAKFRGEFEERLKAVLKEIQSSQGQILLFIDELHTVVGAGAAEGAMDAANLLKPMLARGELHLIGATTLDEYRKHIEKDAALERRFQTVLVDQPSVENTISILRGLKERYEVHHGVRIKDSALVAAAKLSHRYISDRFLPDKAIDLVDEAAARLRTEIDSLPAELDEVSRKVLQLEIEREALKKETDPASTARLAAIETELNEKQRDLQTLKTRWESEKTSVSRLRKTREAIEDVKLKIDQAERAYDLNRVAELRYGELPRLERELELEQQQLGKKQDETKLLKEEVDEDEIAAVVSRWTGIPVSRLLEGETDKLLKLEELLHQRVVGQDEAVRAVADAVLRARSGIKDPNRPIGSFLFLGPTGVGKTELARALAAILFDDEGNLIRIDMSEYMEKHTVARLIGAPPGYIGYEEGGQLTEAVRRRPFSVILFDEIEKAHHDVFNVLLQVLDDGRLTDSQGRTVDFKNTVLIMTSNIGSPHILEAQQRGASYEQVRTVVMGELRQHFRPEFLNRVDELVVFHPLGTEHLIKIVEIQLERLRNRLAERRITLTLTPDAISHLGERGYDPVYGARPLKRLIQQELETPIARLLVKGELRDGETASVDMKNGDLIVVPTTTEPAASPNR from the coding sequence ATGGATGTGAACCGAATGACGATCAAGTTGCAAGAGGCACTCCAGTCCGCCTCTGCGCATGCGCAGCGAAGAAGCCATCAGGGCATCGATGTCGAGCACCTCCTGTTGGCGCTGCTCGACCAAGAAGGTGGAACGACTCCTGCGCTGCTCGAAGGGGCCGGTCTTGCCCTGCCTGCGGTTCGGCAAGCGGTCGAACAAGCCTTGGCAAAGCTGCCGCAAGTGCAAGGCTCCGGGGCTGCTCCCGGCCAAATGCACATCGCCACCCGCCTGACCCAGGCCCTCAATCGTGCAGAGGACGAACAGAAATCCCTCAAGGACGATTTTCTCAGCGTCGAGCATGTGCTGTTGGCCATGGTTCAGGAAGGAGGAGTGCTCAAGAAACTGGGACTCACCAGGGACCGTCTCTTGTCCGGATTGCAACAGGTGCGCGGCAATCAGCGTGTCACCAGTCAGGATCCAGAAAGTACCTATCAGTCGCTGGTGAAATACGGACGTGATCTGACCCAATTGGCGGGACAAGGCAAGCTCGACCCCGTCATTGGTCGCGACGACGAAATTAGGCGTGTGATTCAGATTCTCTCCCGTCGAACGAAGAACAACCCTGTGCTCATCGGCGAACCGGGGGTCGGAAAAACCGCGATCGTGGAAGGACTGGCGATTCGTATCGTCAAAGGGGATGTTCCCGAAGGTCTCAAACAGAAGAAGCTCTTCGCGTTGGACATGGGCTCACTTGTCGCTGGGGCCAAATTTCGAGGCGAGTTCGAGGAGCGACTCAAAGCCGTGCTCAAGGAGATTCAATCCTCCCAAGGTCAAATTCTGCTGTTCATCGATGAATTGCATACGGTGGTCGGTGCCGGAGCGGCTGAAGGCGCGATGGACGCGGCCAATCTGTTGAAACCGATGCTGGCGAGGGGCGAATTGCACCTCATCGGCGCCACGACGCTCGACGAGTACCGGAAACACATCGAAAAAGATGCCGCTTTGGAACGTCGCTTCCAGACGGTCCTGGTCGACCAGCCGTCCGTGGAGAACACCATTTCCATTTTGCGCGGCCTCAAAGAGCGGTATGAGGTCCACCATGGCGTGCGGATCAAGGACAGCGCACTGGTCGCGGCGGCGAAATTGTCGCATCGATACATTTCCGATCGGTTTCTTCCGGATAAAGCCATCGACTTGGTCGATGAGGCCGCCGCGCGGCTCAGGACCGAAATCGACAGCCTTCCGGCTGAGCTGGATGAAGTTTCACGCAAGGTGCTCCAGCTGGAAATTGAGCGGGAAGCCTTGAAAAAAGAAACGGATCCGGCGAGCACCGCCCGCTTGGCCGCTATCGAGACCGAGCTGAACGAAAAGCAACGCGACCTGCAGACCCTGAAAACCAGATGGGAATCTGAAAAGACCTCGGTCTCACGCCTTCGCAAAACCCGTGAGGCGATCGAAGACGTCAAACTGAAGATCGATCAAGCCGAGCGGGCCTATGACCTCAATCGGGTGGCTGAACTGCGGTACGGAGAGCTGCCTCGGCTTGAGCGGGAATTGGAGCTGGAACAACAGCAGTTAGGGAAGAAACAGGACGAGACAAAACTGCTGAAGGAAGAGGTTGATGAAGACGAGATTGCCGCCGTGGTCAGTCGGTGGACCGGTATTCCCGTCTCTCGTTTGCTCGAAGGGGAAACCGACAAACTGTTGAAACTCGAGGAACTGTTGCATCAACGTGTCGTAGGACAAGATGAAGCCGTTCGAGCCGTCGCAGACGCCGTGCTTCGTGCCCGGTCTGGTATCAAAGATCCCAATCGTCCGATCGGTTCATTTCTGTTCCTCGGCCCAACCGGGGTCGGGAAAACAGAATTGGCCCGTGCGCTGGCCGCAATTCTGTTCGACGACGAAGGAAATCTGATCAGAATCGACATGTCTGAATATATGGAAAAGCACACGGTCGCCCGCCTCATCGGCGCGCCTCCCGGCTACATCGGCTACGAAGAAGGCGGTCAACTCACCGAAGCCGTTCGACGGCGCCCATTCTCGGTGATCCTGTTCGATGAGATCGAAAAGGCGCACCACGATGTCTTCAATGTCTTGTTGCAAGTGCTGGACGATGGGCGACTGACCGATTCACAAGGCCGCACGGTCGATTTCAAGAACACCGTGTTGATCATGACCTCCAATATCGGCAGCCCGCACATTCTCGAAGCGCAACAACGAGGCGCATCGTATGAGCAGGTCAGAACGGTCGTCATGGGCGAACTGCGTCAACATTTTCGCCCAGAGTTCTTGAACCGGGTCGATGAACTCGTGGTGTTTCACCCCCTCGGCACCGAGCACTTGATCAAGATCGTGGAAATTCAGCTGGAGCGTCTCCGCAATCGATTGGCCGAACGGCGGATTACCCTGACACTCACCCCTGACGCGATCAGTCACCTGGGCGAACGCGGCTATGACCCGGTCTACGGCGCACGACCGCTCAAGCGCCTCATTCAGCAGGAATTGGAAACACCGATCGCGAGGTTGCTGGTGAAGGGAGAGTTGCGGGATGGTGAGACGGCGTCGGTGGATATGAAAAACGGAGACCTGATCGTGGTGCCGACGACGACCGAGCCGGCGGCTTCGCCTAACCGATAG
- a CDS encoding Uma2 family endonuclease, whose amino-acid sequence MAAPAVHIKRWTRREYDRMAEVGIFSQDDRVQLIEGDILTMTPQNSPHASAIGKTERALERLFGSNVWVRVQMPLIVDPDSEPEPDLAVVPGTPDDYRDEHPRSALLVVEVSDTTISLDRDRKRAIYARASIPDYWIVNLAERCLEVYRDPVAVPGQASVYRSSQQLTLSDSIAPLAATTTTVAVADLLP is encoded by the coding sequence ATGGCTGCTCCCGCCGTACACATAAAGCGCTGGACCCGCCGGGAATACGACCGTATGGCCGAGGTGGGGATTTTCAGTCAGGATGATCGCGTCCAATTAATTGAGGGTGATATCCTCACGATGACTCCCCAAAACAGTCCACATGCATCAGCCATCGGAAAAACAGAACGGGCACTCGAACGTCTCTTCGGATCGAACGTTTGGGTGCGAGTGCAAATGCCGCTCATCGTCGACCCTGATTCAGAACCGGAGCCGGACCTGGCGGTCGTTCCTGGAACGCCTGACGACTACCGCGACGAACACCCACGGTCGGCGTTGCTTGTCGTCGAAGTGTCCGATACCACCATTTCATTGGACCGAGACCGCAAGCGCGCCATCTACGCACGCGCAAGTATCCCAGACTACTGGATCGTCAACCTCGCCGAGCGTTGTCTGGAAGTGTACCGAGATCCGGTGGCTGTTCCCGGTCAAGCAAGTGTGTACCGCTCATCCCAGCAGCTCACTCTTTCCGACAGCATTGCTCCACTGGCCGCCACCACAACCACAGTCGCCGTCGCGGATTTGCTCCCGTAA